Proteins co-encoded in one Flavobacterium fluviale genomic window:
- a CDS encoding MBOAT family O-acyltransferase, whose product MTTIDSINNWFIQNFGAITTEQVKSWFIYNPEEKLLFNTGLFLGLFLVFYFVYGFLRKTFYLRLTYVILFSLFFYYKSSGIYFLLLLLSSVVDYGLSQIIYKESRDSVKKLYLVISVILNLALLGYFKYMNFLIVTYNDMFHGNFALHNVFLPVGISFYTFQSMSYIIEIYREEIKPTKNYIEYLFFVSFFPQLVAGPIVRAKDFLPQIYQKLNLTKEDVNNALFLIIGGLIKKTVISNYISVNFVDRVFDTPMTYTSFENLMASYGYAIQIYCDFSGYSDMAIGIALLLGFKLPANFRTPYKSTSITDFWRRWHISLSTWLKDFLYISIGGNRQGSFAGYLFPSLFFFGLLLWGISNYNESIMPLIIAGSSILVFCLSFLLSSKIKQTLVTNFNLFTTMLLGGLWHGAGAQFIVWGALHGLALAVHKIFMEFFPSKKDKSPNFLWRFFSILITFHFVVFCWIFFRARDFETALQVINNIGQLTFEPELWKTIVLGYKNVFGLMLFGYVWHFLPEAFTNGMKSVFDKTPLLVKAIILGFVYWIVYATAVAGSQPFIYFQF is encoded by the coding sequence TTGACAACAATAGATAGCATTAATAATTGGTTCATTCAAAATTTTGGTGCAATTACAACAGAACAAGTTAAAAGCTGGTTTATTTACAATCCAGAAGAAAAACTTTTATTCAATACTGGTTTATTTTTAGGCCTTTTTTTGGTTTTCTATTTTGTGTATGGTTTTTTACGCAAAACATTTTATTTGAGATTAACCTATGTTATTCTCTTCTCATTATTCTTTTATTATAAATCGAGTGGGATTTATTTTCTGTTATTATTACTTTCATCTGTTGTAGATTATGGTCTGAGCCAGATTATTTACAAAGAAAGCAGAGACAGCGTAAAGAAACTTTATTTGGTTATTAGTGTTATTTTGAATTTAGCACTTTTAGGCTATTTCAAATACATGAACTTTTTAATTGTGACTTACAATGATATGTTTCATGGTAATTTTGCACTTCATAATGTTTTTCTTCCTGTTGGAATTTCGTTCTATACTTTTCAATCGATGAGTTATATAATCGAGATTTACAGAGAAGAAATCAAACCGACGAAAAATTACATCGAGTATCTATTCTTCGTATCATTTTTCCCGCAGTTAGTTGCAGGACCAATTGTGCGCGCAAAAGATTTTCTTCCTCAGATTTATCAAAAACTAAATTTGACAAAAGAAGATGTAAACAACGCCTTGTTTTTGATTATTGGCGGACTTATCAAGAAAACAGTAATCTCAAATTATATTTCGGTAAACTTTGTCGATCGTGTTTTTGATACGCCGATGACTTATACTTCATTTGAAAATTTAATGGCTTCTTACGGATACGCCATTCAGATTTATTGTGATTTCTCTGGATATTCAGATATGGCAATTGGTATTGCATTATTATTAGGGTTTAAATTGCCCGCCAATTTTAGAACACCTTATAAATCAACTTCGATTACCGATTTCTGGAGAAGATGGCATATCTCACTATCCACTTGGTTAAAAGACTTTTTATACATTTCTATTGGAGGAAACAGACAAGGCTCTTTCGCAGGATATTTATTCCCAAGTTTATTTTTCTTTGGCTTATTGCTTTGGGGAATTTCAAACTATAATGAAAGCATAATGCCGCTGATAATCGCGGGAAGCAGTATTTTAGTTTTCTGTTTGTCATTTTTACTTTCAAGCAAAATAAAACAAACCTTAGTAACCAATTTTAATTTGTTTACTACAATGCTTTTGGGAGGTTTATGGCATGGAGCAGGAGCACAGTTTATAGTATGGGGAGCGCTTCACGGATTAGCTTTGGCAGTTCATAAAATATTTATGGAATTCTTTCCTTCGAAAAAAGATAAAAGTCCAAATTTCTTGTGGAGATTTTTCTCTATTCTAATTACCTTTCATTTTGTGGTTTTCTGCTGGATCTTCTTCCGCGCAAGAGATTTCGAAACAGCTTTACAGGTAATTAACAATATTGGTCAACTAACATTTGAACCAGAACTTTGGAAAACAATTGTATTAGGTTATAAAAATGTTTTCGGATTGATGTTATTCGGTTACGTTTGGCATTTCTTGCCAGAAGCTTTTACAAACGGAATGAAATCTGTTTTTGATAAAACACCATTATTAGTAAAAGCAATAATTCTGGGATTTGTTTACTGGATTGTTTACGCGACAGCAGTAGCAGGTTCACAGCCGTTTATTTACTTCCAATTTTAA
- a CDS encoding GDSL-type esterase/lipase family protein, with product MINKLILFFCCLLFSTNEKTSKTDVPQIPKSMIQKVDAAAIETPVEGQIYNAKVLKDFFQKLEENENQKNQKINIVHIGDSHIQGDLMTNEIRKNLQQKFGNAGRGLVFPYQLAKTNGSYNERFKSNRVWESYRNIYPFKNNPVGLSGIGLWRDSGGFVMEMNIKDPAYKFNTIKIITPKNQNMFDLAVSSKINSIQTTERKVITHKIKKGEVLGTIADKYNVSVTEIKRDNRLKSNNIRAGRTLKISTNETRAKTISMSEFVPLAVESDSYTHYYNSDNALSRIFLIPNKEASNYELNGLVLEKDAPGIIYSGIGVNGAKFSDYNKYPLFFEQLKALHPDLLVFSLGTNESYDHLNSGSFIKELREFISNIKAQKIDAPIIIMTPPPSLLRRKPNTYIDDYTRQIIEIAQKDGFAVWDLYDEFGGMSGIKQLKVQGLIGPDWVHYSKKGYEKQGNLFTQAFLKTYDNFKLKN from the coding sequence ATGATAAATAAACTTATTCTTTTCTTTTGTTGTCTTTTATTCTCTACGAATGAAAAGACTTCAAAAACAGATGTACCTCAAATTCCTAAAAGTATGATTCAAAAAGTAGATGCCGCAGCAATTGAAACTCCCGTAGAAGGTCAGATTTATAATGCCAAAGTATTAAAAGATTTTTTTCAGAAATTAGAAGAAAATGAAAATCAGAAAAACCAAAAAATTAATATTGTCCATATAGGAGATTCGCATATTCAAGGTGACTTGATGACGAATGAAATCAGAAAGAACTTGCAGCAAAAATTTGGTAATGCAGGACGTGGTTTAGTATTTCCGTATCAGCTCGCAAAAACAAACGGGTCTTATAACGAGCGTTTCAAATCGAATCGAGTTTGGGAAAGCTATAGAAATATTTATCCATTCAAAAATAATCCAGTTGGATTAAGCGGGATTGGACTTTGGAGAGATTCTGGCGGTTTTGTAATGGAAATGAATATAAAAGATCCCGCGTATAAATTTAATACGATAAAAATCATAACGCCAAAAAATCAGAATATGTTTGATTTGGCGGTTTCTTCTAAGATTAATTCAATTCAAACGACTGAGCGAAAAGTTATAACGCATAAAATTAAAAAAGGAGAAGTTCTTGGGACTATTGCAGATAAATACAATGTTTCGGTTACTGAAATAAAAAGAGACAATCGTTTAAAGTCAAATAATATTCGAGCAGGGAGAACTTTAAAAATTTCGACTAATGAAACAAGGGCAAAAACAATTTCTATGTCTGAGTTTGTTCCATTAGCCGTGGAGTCAGATTCTTACACTCATTATTATAATTCAGACAATGCGCTTAGTCGAATTTTCTTAATTCCGAATAAAGAAGCATCTAATTATGAATTAAACGGATTGGTTTTAGAAAAAGATGCTCCGGGAATTATCTACAGTGGTATAGGAGTAAATGGAGCCAAGTTTTCAGATTATAATAAATATCCATTATTTTTTGAACAGCTAAAAGCATTACATCCAGATCTTCTTGTTTTTTCACTAGGAACAAATGAAAGTTATGATCATTTGAATTCTGGAAGTTTCATTAAAGAATTGAGGGAGTTTATAAGTAATATTAAAGCGCAGAAAATTGATGCACCAATAATAATTATGACGCCGCCGCCCTCTTTGCTGAGAAGAAAGCCAAATACTTATATAGATGATTATACTAGACAAATTATTGAGATAGCCCAAAAAGATGGCTTTGCCGTTTGGGATTTGTACGATGAATTTGGCGGCATGAGCGGTATCAAACAACTGAAAGTGCAGGGATTAATTGGTCCAGACTGGGTTCATTACTCCAAAAAAGGATATGAGAAACAAGGAAATTTGTTTACGCAGGCGTTTTTAAAGACATACGATAATTTTAAATTAAAGAATTAA
- a CDS encoding SGNH/GDSL hydrolase family protein, with protein MNTKSYFFQSFAIVALALVAFIGFKQILPDKIFSDSKLDSKNILIDSLLLESVAEDSLSLDDDSIAESERKLNSQKIVFDETEGIEFPAETFENYKGYQYLISFYEKLYQLEKNPQNKVRIAYYGDSMTDGDLIVQDVRANYQERFGGNGVGFVPITSESAASRGSVKSTYSKNWKTQSYLNVKKPTSPFGINGHVFFANDPSNPTWVQYEAGLKKFSTSLDNATLFYGRSSKTGKVNFIIGKDTLKKNLSPNNLVNTIKVSSGSLKAFKANFVHADSIPIYGFNFDNGMGVHVDNFSQRGNSGLPISMFNADVMRAFNNNLNYDLIILHYGTNVLNYGTKNYSWYEKGMTKTVNKIKESFPGVSILIVSTADKSTKYELEMKTDSAVVPLMKAQKHYALETQSGFVNLYTLMGGDGSMIKWVDETPAKANKDYTHFNQRGAKAIGNLLYEQLNKGYEEYKVLREKRDAGGTKPKPVRRARPDSVSVTKDSV; from the coding sequence GTGAATACAAAATCTTATTTTTTTCAGTCTTTTGCGATCGTAGCGTTAGCGCTGGTTGCCTTTATTGGATTTAAACAAATCCTTCCAGATAAAATATTTTCAGACAGTAAACTAGATTCTAAAAACATATTAATTGACAGTTTACTTTTAGAATCTGTTGCAGAAGATTCACTTTCTTTGGATGATGATAGTATTGCTGAAAGTGAAAGAAAATTAAACAGTCAAAAAATTGTTTTTGATGAAACTGAGGGAATTGAATTTCCCGCAGAAACTTTCGAGAATTACAAAGGATATCAATACCTGATTTCTTTTTACGAAAAATTATATCAGTTAGAGAAAAATCCGCAGAACAAAGTTAGAATTGCTTATTACGGAGATTCTATGACAGATGGAGATTTAATCGTTCAGGATGTGCGTGCCAATTATCAAGAACGTTTTGGAGGAAATGGAGTTGGATTTGTTCCAATTACTTCAGAATCGGCTGCATCGCGAGGTTCTGTAAAATCTACTTATTCGAAAAACTGGAAAACACAGTCATATTTAAATGTCAAAAAACCAACAAGCCCTTTTGGAATTAACGGTCACGTGTTTTTTGCAAACGATCCGTCAAATCCAACATGGGTTCAATACGAAGCGGGACTTAAAAAGTTTTCTACTTCTTTAGATAACGCAACCCTGTTTTACGGGCGATCCTCTAAAACAGGAAAAGTTAATTTTATCATTGGCAAAGACACTCTTAAAAAGAATCTTTCTCCAAACAATTTAGTCAACACAATAAAGGTATCTTCTGGAAGTTTAAAAGCTTTTAAAGCGAATTTTGTGCATGCAGATTCAATTCCGATTTACGGATTTAATTTTGATAACGGAATGGGAGTTCACGTTGATAATTTCTCGCAACGAGGAAATTCAGGACTTCCAATTTCAATGTTCAATGCAGATGTTATGAGAGCTTTTAATAATAATCTGAATTATGATTTAATTATTCTGCATTACGGAACAAATGTTTTGAATTACGGAACCAAAAATTATTCTTGGTACGAAAAAGGAATGACTAAAACTGTAAATAAAATAAAAGAATCTTTTCCAGGTGTTTCAATATTGATTGTTTCTACTGCCGATAAATCAACCAAATATGAATTGGAAATGAAAACAGATTCTGCTGTAGTTCCATTAATGAAAGCGCAAAAACATTACGCACTGGAAACCCAATCAGGGTTTGTAAACTTATACACCTTAATGGGAGGAGACGGTTCTATGATAAAATGGGTCGATGAAACACCGGCAAAAGCCAATAAAGATTATACGCACTTTAATCAGCGAGGTGCAAAGGCAATTGGTAATTTATTATATGAGCAATTAAACAAAGGATACGAAGAATATAAAGTACTCAGAGAAAAAAGGGATGCTGGCGGAACTAAGCCAAAACCAGTAAGAAGGGCCAGACCAGATTCCGTTTCCGTAACAAAAGACAGCGTATGA
- a CDS encoding HmuY family protein: MKKTFLLLSFALLTLGACSSDDDTAPEVPSVGATIPASVGGANQPNQLYLDLSTGESKSINRQSWDFGFSSGSDFRVVINGSLKMAVKKLSTSDITLAQEIDANVTVGAGTTASSNGFVDNPTGVLAGAGAGIGTAIAEISATDADNKVYLVNLGYAVSTAKPAAGSVSVDGDARGWKKVRILRNGNGYKIQYADLASTTFTEKTVAKEADFNFAFFSLTTGNTVSVEPQKTKWDLNFTTFTNYLSGETEVTYGYSDFIVTNMKGGTQAYQVLTADKTYEAFVKADVLEANFTVSATDQRIIGANWRSGGGPFTLPSIRTDRFYIIKDAAGNYYKVKFLAMTNDAGERGHATLEYAILK, encoded by the coding sequence ATGAAAAAAACATTTTTACTTTTATCATTCGCTTTACTGACACTTGGAGCTTGTTCAAGTGATGACGATACAGCTCCTGAAGTTCCTTCTGTAGGTGCTACTATTCCTGCTTCTGTTGGAGGTGCAAATCAGCCTAATCAATTATATTTAGATTTGAGTACAGGAGAATCTAAATCTATAAACAGACAAAGTTGGGATTTCGGATTTTCAAGTGGTTCGGATTTTAGAGTAGTAATTAACGGATCTCTAAAAATGGCTGTAAAAAAATTATCGACTTCTGATATAACTTTAGCTCAAGAAATTGATGCGAATGTGACTGTAGGTGCAGGAACAACTGCTTCTTCAAATGGGTTTGTAGATAATCCTACAGGAGTTTTAGCAGGAGCTGGAGCAGGAATAGGAACGGCAATTGCTGAAATTTCTGCAACAGATGCTGATAACAAAGTTTATTTAGTAAACTTAGGATATGCTGTTTCAACAGCAAAGCCGGCGGCAGGTTCTGTTAGTGTTGATGGAGATGCTAGAGGATGGAAAAAAGTTAGAATTTTAAGAAATGGGAATGGCTACAAAATTCAGTACGCCGATTTAGCATCTACTACTTTTACTGAAAAAACAGTTGCTAAAGAAGCTGATTTTAATTTTGCTTTTTTCTCATTAACAACAGGAAATACAGTTTCTGTTGAGCCTCAAAAAACAAAATGGGATCTTAACTTTACTACATTTACAAATTATTTAAGTGGTGAAACAGAAGTAACTTACGGATATTCTGATTTCATTGTGACTAACATGAAAGGCGGTACTCAAGCTTATCAAGTGCTGACTGCGGATAAAACTTACGAAGCTTTTGTTAAGGCAGATGTTTTAGAAGCAAACTTTACTGTTTCTGCTACAGATCAAAGAATTATTGGGGCAAACTGGAGAAGCGGTGGAGGACCATTTACCTTACCAAGTATTAGAACAGATCGTTTTTATATAATTAAAGATGCTGCGGGTAACTACTACAAAGTAAAATTCCTTGCAATGACAAATGATGCAGGTGAAAGAGGTCATGCTACTTTAGAGTATGCTATCTTAAAATAA
- a CDS encoding TonB-dependent receptor plug domain-containing protein, which yields MKINFTLFAGLLFCTCSFAQQKDTINSQEKLSEVVVTGQFEPQSIKKSVFNVRVISSKDIKNLVANNLADVLNQYLNITVRPSGTSGRSTVSLFGLDAQYFKILVDNVPLVNEAGLGNNTDLSQINLNDVERIEIVEGSMGVIYGANAVSGVLNIITKKSSEYKWNITASVQEETVKDEYALFDKGRHIQSIRAAHTFNENWFVSIGANRNDFQGFLDDKNGKDYFENDQTRGYRWLPKDQLNGNALISYSKNNFRIFYKFEYLDEDVDYYNSTVQSGYNSQLGSYRYANDKRYLSNRYFHNLNASGKMFTRLNYNVSLSHQKQERNVEDFWYYLYTKSEANNVRAKDQSMEVLYSTGTVNNFFTNKKIDLQIGYEFVNNQGFALVQEGNNIYSPVRKTLENYDFFASSEIMATSRFSVRPGLRFSAQSQFKDQYASSLGLRYLFDNGFELRGSYGTSFRTPTFDELYTKQIFDGHFFTGNENLIPETSTSYEASLKKSGSFNSGLRYASTFAGSFLDVNDRIDMALVRFNPDTGNPEYQYINISKYKMWNFSTMNQFTIDNFNFNIGASVIGVSRKIENEVFASDDKFLYSFNINSSVSYQFPKWNTIISAYYKFNGKTQQFIEGTSSYILSDIDPSHWLDASIRQGFFKNQLEATIGARNICNITNVRQTNTNQSAGHAGSSELMLAYGRSYFIKLTYNLNL from the coding sequence ATGAAAATAAATTTTACCCTTTTTGCTGGACTTCTTTTTTGTACTTGTTCTTTTGCTCAGCAAAAAGATACTATTAACTCACAGGAAAAATTATCGGAAGTTGTTGTTACAGGACAATTTGAGCCACAATCCATAAAAAAATCCGTATTTAATGTTCGAGTGATTTCAAGTAAGGACATTAAAAATTTAGTGGCAAATAACTTAGCTGATGTTTTAAATCAATACTTAAATATCACAGTTAGACCAAGTGGCACCAGTGGTCGTTCTACAGTGTCATTATTTGGATTAGATGCTCAATACTTTAAAATTCTAGTAGATAATGTTCCGTTAGTCAATGAAGCTGGTTTAGGGAATAATACAGATTTATCACAGATTAATTTAAACGATGTTGAACGAATAGAAATAGTTGAAGGTTCGATGGGAGTAATTTACGGAGCTAATGCTGTAAGTGGTGTTTTGAATATTATTACTAAAAAATCTTCTGAATATAAATGGAATATAACGGCTTCAGTTCAAGAAGAAACAGTAAAAGATGAATATGCTCTTTTTGATAAAGGACGTCATATACAATCTATTCGGGCAGCGCATACTTTTAATGAAAATTGGTTTGTAAGTATTGGTGCAAATCGCAATGATTTTCAAGGTTTTTTAGATGATAAAAACGGAAAAGACTATTTTGAGAATGATCAGACTAGAGGTTACAGATGGCTTCCGAAAGATCAGTTGAACGGAAATGCCCTAATTTCTTATTCTAAAAATAATTTTAGAATATTTTACAAATTTGAATATTTAGATGAAGACGTTGATTATTATAATTCAACAGTACAGTCAGGATACAACTCACAATTAGGTTCTTATCGCTATGCTAATGATAAAAGATACTTAAGTAATAGGTATTTCCATAACTTAAATGCTTCTGGAAAAATGTTTACCAGATTGAATTATAATGTCTCTCTTTCTCATCAAAAGCAAGAAAGAAATGTAGAAGATTTTTGGTACTATTTATATACTAAAAGTGAAGCAAATAATGTACGAGCTAAAGACCAATCGATGGAAGTTCTTTACTCTACAGGAACAGTAAATAATTTTTTCACGAATAAAAAAATAGATTTACAGATTGGTTATGAGTTTGTAAATAATCAAGGGTTTGCTTTAGTTCAAGAAGGGAATAATATTTATTCTCCCGTTCGTAAAACATTGGAAAACTACGATTTTTTTGCTTCTTCTGAAATCATGGCAACATCAAGATTTTCTGTTCGTCCAGGTCTTCGTTTTTCTGCTCAGTCTCAGTTTAAAGATCAATATGCATCTTCGCTTGGATTGAGATATTTGTTTGATAACGGATTTGAACTTCGGGGTTCTTATGGCACTTCATTTAGAACACCAACTTTTGATGAGTTATACACCAAACAAATTTTTGATGGTCACTTTTTTACAGGAAATGAAAATCTTATTCCAGAAACTAGTACTTCATACGAGGCAAGTTTAAAGAAATCTGGATCTTTTAATTCTGGTTTAAGGTACGCGAGCACATTTGCAGGAAGCTTTCTTGATGTAAATGATAGAATCGATATGGCTTTAGTGCGATTTAATCCAGATACAGGAAACCCGGAATATCAATATATTAATATAAGTAAATATAAGATGTGGAATTTTTCTACCATGAATCAATTCACAATTGATAATTTTAATTTTAACATTGGCGCATCTGTTATTGGGGTTTCAAGAAAAATTGAAAATGAAGTTTTTGCTTCAGATGACAAATTTTTATATTCTTTCAATATCAACAGTAGTGTTTCTTATCAGTTTCCAAAATGGAATACTATTATTTCTGCCTACTACAAATTCAATGGAAAAACTCAACAATTTATAGAAGGAACCTCTTCTTATATTTTGTCAGATATTGATCCAAGTCACTGGCTGGATGCTTCTATCCGCCAAGGCTTTTTCAAAAATCAGCTGGAAGCTACAATTGGAGCCAGAAATATTTGCAATATAACTAATGTTAGACAGACCAATACCAATCAAAGTGCGGGTCACGCTGGCTCATCTGAATTAATGCTCGCATATGGACGTTCCTACTTTATCAAATTGACTTATAATCTAAATCTTTAA
- a CDS encoding DUF6607 family protein, whose amino-acid sequence MISKSLFLSAAMALTCGLGFSQDKKQQDIKSIKSMCGCYEVKFNFTETFSYPKDTLTYKPSETKHESALEWVELLQDTPNKIVMQHLLIVSDDMIIKHWRQDWLYENTDLYSFDKGTSWKYKKLDKKAVKGQWTQKVYQVDDSPRYEGSSTWVHVDGKDYWANVADAPLPRREQTKRNDYNVLKRRNIHEITATGWNHQQDNDKLVRDDAGKDVLLAQEKGFDVYTKVLDVKCIAAQKWWKENNALWKNVRDKWQTLFDRNKDLNLEAKVDRKALYSLLFDLKPDTAKAETDKIIDKFVK is encoded by the coding sequence ATGATTTCAAAAAGCCTTTTTTTGTCAGCCGCTATGGCTTTAACATGTGGTCTTGGTTTTAGTCAGGACAAAAAACAACAAGACATAAAATCGATTAAATCTATGTGCGGTTGTTATGAAGTAAAGTTTAATTTCACCGAAACATTCTCATACCCAAAAGACACTCTTACCTATAAACCATCTGAAACGAAACACGAATCTGCTTTAGAATGGGTAGAGTTATTACAAGATACTCCTAACAAAATTGTTATGCAGCATTTACTTATTGTCAGTGATGATATGATCATTAAACACTGGAGACAAGATTGGCTATACGAAAACACAGACTTATATTCTTTCGACAAAGGAACTTCTTGGAAATACAAAAAGTTAGACAAAAAAGCTGTTAAAGGGCAATGGACTCAAAAAGTATATCAAGTAGATGACAGCCCGAGATATGAAGGCTCTTCAACTTGGGTACACGTTGATGGAAAAGACTATTGGGCAAATGTAGCGGATGCTCCGCTTCCTAGAAGAGAGCAGACAAAACGTAACGATTACAATGTTTTAAAAAGAAGAAACATTCACGAAATCACTGCTACAGGATGGAACCATCAGCAAGACAACGATAAACTGGTTCGTGACGATGCTGGAAAAGATGTTTTGTTAGCACAAGAAAAAGGATTTGATGTTTACACTAAAGTTCTAGATGTTAAATGTATTGCTGCTCAAAAATGGTGGAAAGAAAACAATGCACTTTGGAAAAATGTTCGTGACAAATGGCAGACTCTTTTTGACAGAAATAAAGATTTGAACTTAGAAGCTAAAGTTGACAGAAAAGCACTTTACTCTCTATTATTTGATTTAAAACCAGATACTGCTAAAGCAGAAACAGATAAAATCATTGACAAATTTGTTAAGTAA
- a CDS encoding SusD/RagB family nutrient-binding outer membrane lipoprotein, with protein sequence MKKYIKSVILATVGFGLFTSCQSELDHFNENPNSSISTTPSLLLSAMEVSTFSTHTTGLIRTSNILDQHLAGTSVGQLGDIQRYFISEQDVNNEWNTLYSTTLMNGYLLNRDFAAQYPYYNGIGQVLTAINLGYATDLWGDVPYDEAFKAEQGNRAPKYNTQQEIYERLQSILDDAIVNLQKTESSNLTVPGDDDYIFNGNTKKWIQVAYVLKARYALRLTQVDTQAAQKALNYITASGISSNSDDANTFFPGTSNGLNQWYAFENSRANYLKTGAYFVNSLKETQDPRLSFAIAKDKNGNYTGNTADDLDTTSSSYIGSAFASATSSIGIVTYAEAKFIEAEAKFRLGQDAAQSLQDAVKASVLKVTGTTPTTEFLSAATATVSLETIMQQKYLALFLTMEPYNDYRRTGFPALEPNQSSNIKFIPLRLPTPSDERQYNPNATVVSNVTTNVWWDKN encoded by the coding sequence ATGAAAAAATATATAAAAAGTGTAATACTGGCCACTGTAGGTTTTGGCCTTTTTACCAGCTGTCAGTCTGAATTAGACCACTTTAACGAGAATCCTAATTCATCTATTTCGACTACACCGAGTTTGTTGCTCTCTGCAATGGAAGTCTCTACCTTTTCAACACATACAACAGGACTGATTAGAACTTCAAATATTTTAGATCAGCATCTTGCTGGAACAAGTGTGGGACAATTAGGAGACATTCAGCGTTATTTTATTAGTGAGCAGGATGTAAATAACGAATGGAATACTTTGTATAGTACAACTTTAATGAATGGCTACCTCTTAAATCGTGATTTTGCTGCTCAGTATCCATATTACAATGGTATTGGTCAGGTTTTAACGGCTATAAATTTAGGTTATGCGACGGATCTGTGGGGTGACGTGCCTTATGATGAGGCATTTAAGGCTGAACAAGGTAATAGAGCTCCTAAGTATAATACACAGCAGGAAATTTATGAGAGATTGCAAAGTATTTTGGATGATGCTATTGTAAACTTGCAAAAAACAGAGTCAAGTAATCTGACCGTTCCTGGAGATGATGATTACATATTTAATGGAAATACAAAAAAATGGATTCAAGTTGCGTATGTGTTGAAAGCAAGATATGCATTACGATTAACGCAGGTTGATACGCAGGCGGCGCAAAAAGCACTAAATTATATTACTGCTTCAGGTATAAGTTCAAACAGTGATGACGCGAATACTTTTTTCCCTGGAACATCAAACGGTCTTAATCAATGGTATGCTTTTGAAAATAGTCGTGCAAATTACTTAAAAACGGGAGCTTATTTCGTTAACTCTTTAAAAGAAACCCAAGATCCGAGATTGTCATTTGCTATTGCTAAAGATAAGAACGGTAATTATACAGGAAACACGGCAGATGATTTAGATACCACTTCGTCTTCTTACATAGGTTCTGCATTTGCGAGTGCTACTTCGTCAATTGGAATAGTTACATATGCTGAAGCAAAATTCATAGAAGCTGAAGCTAAATTTAGATTGGGACAAGATGCAGCACAATCATTACAAGACGCGGTAAAGGCCTCGGTACTAAAAGTTACTGGTACCACACCAACAACCGAATTTTTATCTGCAGCAACTGCAACAGTAAGTTTAGAAACTATTATGCAGCAAAAATATCTTGCTCTTTTCTTAACTATGGAACCTTATAACGATTATAGAAGAACTGGTTTTCCTGCCTTAGAGCCAAATCAGTCATCAAATATAAAGTTTATTCCTCTGAGGCTTCCAACTCCATCTGATGAAAGACAATATAATCCAAATGCTACAGTAGTTAGTAATGTTACAACCAACGTTTGGTGGGATAAAAATTAG